The Acanthochromis polyacanthus isolate Apoly-LR-REF ecotype Palm Island chromosome 17, KAUST_Apoly_ChrSc, whole genome shotgun sequence genome has a window encoding:
- the si:ch211-284e13.4 gene encoding insulin receptor substrate 1-B, whose translation MENQAAEPQNYEDVQKSGYLRKHKSMHRRFFVLRAASEHGPARLEYYENEKKFRSKSPVPKKVLNLETCFNINKRADSKNKHMIVLYTRSESFAIAADSEEIQNEWYQAMLDLQCNCKTPEDYGSSGECSSPSPVPTFKEVWQVKVWPKGLGHARNLVGIYRLCLTDKTVNFVKLNSDVAAVVLQLMNVRRCGHSENFFFIEVGRSAITGPGEFWMQVDDSVVAQNMHETLLEAMKALSEEFRQRSKSQSVGTSCGGGTASNPISVPSRRHHPNLPPSQVGFSRRARTETPGTGGSSTSTSPTSRHGFPRARTASIGARSEEGGASAKGTWASSSPSLNGSCSTTPTLRPKPTRAPTPAKITLSLARYTPNPAPSPAPSLSSSSGHGSECGLVGAAVGGMTICSYPRVSQRVSVSGSPSDYGSSDEYGSSPGEHSLLIPSLSGHHVHGEGPSSYIVMGQREGLLGSHHRSKGRRILRRSSSRESEAERRLLSKRASLPLASHERLTPHRKDEDDEDDEEYAIMSQSANRERADLHHGSGSVTVGGGQLDAVGENRKRADKNRGGVDTGAAVDSGYMSMLPGVTSPPVSLSLAIGMSDASAKPGADDEYMAMTPNNSVSPPQHIRQPSSEGYMVMSPNSSSSTDLHGLSMWDSRASMESRAASDYMNISPVSSRSACSTPPSHPEQHQLQPKMFNSYFSLPRAYQHTLYTRFEEDLNKGEGKKDSSGHDSAGRGGGVGYSKRNKIAVGPAGGCQLSMSSSSFSSSSASSESLEDKSISAGRGLSLLRTGAEYKSAGTCTKDGRPHQKRASSSKSPKQQRRGRPLSVSSDITKANTLPRVKENLPPSVSQNVGEYVSIVFKEDNKYDRGRCAGSERGQPVIHGTLRPVNQPLLCHDNPANLPRSFSAPLSTSAEYVSMDLGKSSTPLTHVRSTFSTPQSPPAVAPKARHEHSTSSPLAAEGNVGYRTKVKMAAMPTDASPSFTDSKGSDPSISARPAIHSGQSLSMEQETGLSFSPVKSFQSPERSGRLVRGDQQGRLSHRSETFNSPPSLPRHAPSSTSLFPEGSQAASHRHGLDCSLWENGQAATLSATPPPQASTSSAEQGLNYIDLDLAIKESPQAGVDRTSPAYNIGGSAMGSSAGSILNTYASIDFYKSEELRAHQNSRKDGQDC comes from the exons ATGGAGAACCAAGCAGCCGAGCCGCAGAACtatgaagatgtacagaaaagCGGCTATCTCCGCAAGCATAAATCAATGCACCGGCGGTTCTTCGTGCTGAGGGCGGCCTCGGAGCATGGTCCGGCTCGGCTTGAGTATTACGAGAACGAGAAGAAATTCCGCAGTAAATCACCTGTGCCCAAAAAAGTCCTGAACCTGGAGACTTGCTTCAACATCAACAAGCGGGCAGATTCCAAGAACAAGCACATGATCGTGCTTTATACCCGCAGCGAGAGCTTTGCCATCGCTGCAGACAGCGAGGAGATCCAGAACGAGTGGTACCAGGCGATGCTGGACCTCCAGTGCAACT gTAAAACTCCAGAGGACTATGGCAGTAGTGGAGAGTGTAGCTCCCCATCTCCTGTTCCAACCTTCAAGGAAGTGTGGCAGGTCAAGGTTTGGCCTAAAGGTCTTGGACATGCCAGGAACTTAGTGGGCATCTACCGGCTGTGCCTGACTGACAAGACAGTCAACTTTGTCAAACTCAACTCTGACGTGGCTGCTGTGGTGTTGCAGCTTATGAATGTCCGCAGGTGTGGCCATTCAGAGAATTTTTTCTTCATCGAGGTGGGGCGTTCTGCGATTACCGGCCCCGGAGAATTCTGGATGCAGGTGGATGACTCCGTGGTGGCTCAGAACATGCACGAGACCCTGCTGGAAGCCATGAAGGCACTGAGTGAGGAGTTCCGCCAGCGCAGTAAATCTCAGTCTGTGGGGACATCGTGCGGAGGGGGCACTGCTTCAAATCCCATCAGCGTCCCAAGCCGGCGCCATCACCCGAATCTACCACCAAGCCAGGTGGGCTTCTCCAGGCGAGCACGCACGGAGACCCCCGggacaggaggcagcagcacaaGCACCTCGCCTACATCACGCCATGGGTTTCCAAGGGCAAGAACGGCCAGCATTGGAGCCAGGTCAGAGGAAGGTGGAGCAAGTGCGAAAGGGACATGGGCAAGCTCCAGTCCTAGTCTTAATGGATCCTGCTCAACTACGCCAACACTGAGGCCCAAACCCACCAGGGCCCCAACCCCTGCTAAGATTACCCTCAGCCTTGCACGCTACACGCCCAACCCTGCTCCATCTCCTGCTCCGAGTCTGTCCTCCAGCTCTGGTCATGGCTCAGAGTGCGGCCTGGTGGGGGCAGCAGTAGGGGGTATGACGATCTGTTCCTACCCTCGTGTTTCTCAGAGAGTTTCTGTTTCAGGTTCACCCAGCGACTATGGCTCCTCCGATGAGTATGGATCCAGTCCTGGTGAACACTCTCTGCTCATTCCCAGTCTGTCTGGACACCATGTTCATGGAGAGGGCCCCTCCAGTTATATAGTCATGGGACAGCGAGAGGGTCTGCTTGGTTCTCATCATCGCTCCAAAGGCCGGCGGATTCTGAGGCGCTCATCCAGTCGGGAATCTGAGGCAGAACGCAGACTGCTAAGTAAGAGGGCTTCACTGCCTTTGGCATCCCACGAGCGACTGACCCCACACAGAAAAGACGAAGATGATGAGGACGATGAAGAATATGCCATCATGTCGCAGAGTGCTAACAGAGAGAGAGCTGATTTGCACCACGGCTCAGGGAGTGTGACAGTTGGGGGTGGGCAGCTTGATGCAGTAGGGGAGAATAGGAAGAGGGCTGACAAAAACAGGGGAGGAGTGGACACAGGAGCAGCTGTGGATAGCGGCTATATGTCAATGTTGCCTGGAGTGACATCTCCTCCTGTTTCACTCTCTCTTGCAATAGGTATGTCAGATGCTAGTGCTAAACCCGGAGCCGATGATGAGTACATGGCCATGACCCCCAACAACAGTGTATCCCCCCCTCAGCACATCCGCCAGCCCAGCTCAGAGGGCTACATGGTCATGTCccccaacagcagcagctccacagaCCTGCATGGACTGAGCATGTGGGACAGCAGGGCCAGCATGGAGAGCCGGGCTGCCAGCGACTATATGAACATCTCTCCTGTCAGCAGCCGCTCTGCCTGCAGCACGCCGCCTTCCCACCCAGAGCAGCACCAACTGcaaccaaaaatgttcaattcCTACTTCTCCCTGCCACGAGCTTATCAGCATACTCTCTACACTCGCTTTGAGGAAGACTTAAACAAAGGAGAAGGGAAAAAAGACAGCAGTGGGCATGATAGTGCTGGAAGGGGAGGGGGAGTGGGATACAGCAAGAGAaacaaaattgcagtgggcccTGCAGGAGGCTGCCAACTCTCCATGTCTTCCTCGTCTTTCTCTTCTAGCTCAGCCAGCAGTGAAAGCCTTGAAGACAAGTCCATATCAGCAGGGAGAGGGTTAAGTTTGCTAAGAACTGGAGCAGAATACAAGAGTGCGGGAACATGCACAAAAGATGGGCGTCCCCACCAAAAACGTGCGTCAAGTAGTAAGAGCCCAAAGCAACAAAGGAGGGGTCGCCCCCTCAGCGTGTCCTCAGACATTACTAAAGCAAACACCCTGCCCAGGGTTAAGGAGAATCTGCCGCCATCTGTGTCCCAGAATGTCGGAGAGTATGTCAGTATTGTCTTCAAGGAGGATAATAAATATGACAGAGGACGATGTGCAGGGTCTGAGCGTGGACAGCCTGTGATCCATGGAACCCTCCGGCCCGTGAACCAACCACTCCTCTGCCACGATAATCCTGCTAACCTTCCCCGCAGCTTCTCTGCCCCGTTGTCCACCTCTGCCGAGTACGTCAGCATGGATTTAGGGAAATCCTCAACACCCCTGACTCATGTTAGATCCACATTCAGCACCCCACAGAGCCCACCAGCTGTTGCTCCCAAGGCCCGACATGAACACAGCACGTCCTCTCCTCTGGCAGCAGAAGGCAACGTAGGGTACAGAACAAAAGTAAAGATGGCAGCAATGCCAACAGACGCTTCTCCTTCATTCACGGACAGCAAAGGTTCAGATCCCAGCATTTCAGCAAGACCTGCCATTCACTCCGGTCAGTCGTTATCTATGGAGCAGGAGACAGGTTTGAGTTTTTCACCAGTCAAGTCCTTCCAGTCTCCTGAGCGGAGCGGCAGACTGGTCAGAGGTGACCAGCAGGGACGCTTGAGCCACCGCTCAGAGACGTTTAACTCTCCCCCCTCCCTACCACGCCACGCACCCTCTTCTACCTCCCTCTTCCCAGAGGGCAGCCAGGCAGCGAGCCATCGGCATGGTTTGGACTGCTCACTTTGGGAGAACGGGCAGGCTGCTACTTTGTCTGCCACACCTCCACCACAAGCCTCCACCTCATCTGCTGAACAAGGCCTTAACTATATTGACCTTGACTTGGCCATAAAGGAGAGCCCTCAAGCTGGAGTGGATCGTACTTCTCCCGCCTACAACATCGGAGGAAGCGCTATGGGTAGCAGTGCTGGCTCCATCCTCAACACTTATGCCAGTATTGATTTCTATAAGTCAGAAGAACTGAGAGCACACCAGAACAGTAGAAAGGATGGTCAAG ACTGTTGA
- the gucy2d gene encoding LOW QUALITY PROTEIN: retinal guanylyl cyclase 1 (The sequence of the model RefSeq protein was modified relative to this genomic sequence to represent the inferred CDS: inserted 1 base in 1 codon), whose translation MESNRDLRCLHNLSYHPRWQHNTIKVXEKKHIRTNNSNGFSQFDSTSISFSSESLSSKPQLPSTPIQHTRRWRGNWILLSLFMISFLPCQAWATTFKMALVGPWTCDLLYSKALPDVAARLAIARINKDPYLNKGYWYDYTLINEDCKSSRALARFAGLDGYGAAFLGPANPGYCASAALYAKEWDAGILSWACLKPSMNKDEMYPTFLRPLPLSSHVLFTVLRYFRWAHVAIISQKQDVWEATGQELASSLRALGLPVTPVVTMEDNKDGPRKALTKVREADRVRVVIMCMPSVLIGGQAQYQLLTTALAMRMIDRGYVFIPYDTLLYALPYKDAPYYMLGNDTKLRKAFDGVLTITMDSGERNFYEAFKDGQDSYEIRSSTPPEQVSPFFGTIYNMMYYTAMATEQARENGGRWVTGEILRESNGEFEFQGFNQPVRSGRHGEGMQAAYVVLDYSGIGTTLYSTHALHSSHTDGKTGNLKYLGRSIHFAGSTPYTDSGCWFSPYFACTGGLDSATLFFITLLFISLTGCGINIFLRLKRGGRVGFSFGGGGGGGGSSKVVLTLDDLVFINTQVSKRKLNDDSIMKSQLDMKTPHHSVSGRSYLASTPDSSNVAVFEGDWVWLKKCPAGAVSGVNSSTEFIFTKLRDMRHENLNLFLGLFFDSGIFGIVTEHCTRGSLEDLLGNEDVRLDWMFKSSLLMDLIRGMKYLHNREIIHGRLKSRNCVVDGRFVLKVTDYGFNEILIAQSIDSDEEKPEDLLWTAPELLRSSSLRRRGTFCGDVYSFAIVVQEVISRSAPFCMLDMPTKEIINKIREPPPLCRPTVSVDEAPLEVIQVMKQAWSEEPEKRPNFEELFKQFKNITKGKKTNIIDSMLRMLEQYSSNLEDLIRERTEELEVERQKTDNLVAQMLPRSVAQALKTGKPVKPEHFSEVTLYFSDIVGFTTISALSEPIEVVDLLNDLYTLFDAIIGLHDVYKVETIGDAYMVASGVPNRNGNRHAAEMANMSLDILHCIGTFKMRHMPELKVRIRIGLHSGPVVAGVVGLTMPRYCLFGDTVNTASRMESTGLSYRIHVNQSTVDVLNSLKLGYKIDVRGMTELKGKGVENTYWLVGREDFNKPLPIPPDVAGGSNHGIGLDEIPPDRRQKFLDRQKKMN comes from the exons ATGGAAAGCAACAGAGACCTTCGTTGTTTGCACAACCTCTCCTACCACCCACGATGGCAGCACAACACGATAAAAG AAGAGAAAAAACATATACGGACAAACAACTCCAATGGGTTTAGTCAGTTTGATTCAACGTCAATATCGTTCTCATCAGAGTCATTATCATCAAAACCACAGTTGCCATCAACCCCCATACAGCACACCAGGAGATGGAGGGGGAACTGGATTCTTTTGTCCTTATTCATGATCTCATTTCTCCCCTGTCAAGCCTGGGCAACTACTTTTAAGATGGCTCTAGTTGGACCCTGGACATGTGACCTCTTATACTCCAAAGCCCTCCCTGACGTGGCAGCCCGTCTCGCCATTGCCCGCATAAACAAGGACCCCTACCTCAACAAAGGCTACTGGTATGACTACACATTGATCAATGAGGACTGCAAGTCATCCCGTGCCCTTGCTCGCTTTGCTGGGTTAGACGGTTATGGTGCTGCTTTCCTGGGCCCAGCCAACCCAGGCTACTGCGCTTCAGCTGCTCTGTATGCAAAAGAGTGGGATGCTGGGATTCTCTCTTGGGCCTGCCTAAAACCCAGCATGAACAAAGATGAGATGTATCCAACCTTCCTGAGACCGCTGCCACTGTCCTCCCATGTACTTTTTACTGTGTTGCGGTACTTTCGGTGGGCACATGTGGCCATTATTTCACAGAAGCAGGACGTGTGGGAAGCCACAGGACAGGAGTTGGCCTCTTCACTGAGGGCCCTTGGCCTGCCTGTCACCCCTGTGGTCACAATGGAGGACAACAAAGACGGGCCTCGCAAAGCCCTGACAAAAGTGCGGGAAGCAGACCGTGTCAGAG TGGTCATCATGTGCATGCCGTCTGTCCTGATTGGTGGCCAAGCCCAGTACCAGCTTCTGACAACAGCCTTGGCTATGCGTATGATCGACCGTGGCTACGTGTTCATTCCCTACGACACCCTTCTGTACGCACTGCCCTATAAAGATGCCCCATATTATATGTTAGGTAATGACACCAAGCTGCGGAAAGCCTTTGACGGCGTTCTCACGATCACTATGGACTCTGGAGAACGTAATTTCTATGAGGCCTTCAAAGATGGTCAGGACAGCTATGAAATACGCAGCAGCACTCCACCAGAGCAG GTTTCTCCATTCTTTGGCACCATCTACAACATGATGTACTACACAGCAATGGCTACTGAACAGGCCCGCGAAAACGGAGGCCGTTGGGTGACTGGTGAAATCCTGCGTGAAAGTAATGGTGAATTTGAATTTCAAGGATTCAATCAACCCGTGAGATCTGGCAGACACGGTGAAGGCATGCAGGCTGCCTATGTAGTCCTGGACTACAGTGGAATAGGCACCACTCTCTATTCCACACATGCCCTCCATTCGTCTCATACAGATGGCAAGACTGGGAACTTGAAATATCTTGGCCGCTCTATCCATTTTGCAGGCAGCACTCCTTACACAGACTCAGGTTGCTGGTTTAGCCCATACTTTGCCTGCACTGGAG GTCTAGATTCAGCCACTCTCTTCTTTATTACGCTTTTGTTCATTTCACTTACTGGATGTGGAATAAACATATTTCTACGTCTCAA GAGAGGTGGCAGGGTTGGCTTCAGCTTTGGTGGAGGTGGCGGTGGCGGTGGATCATCAAAGGTAGTCCTGACTCTCGATGACCTCGTCTTCATCAACACTCAAGTCAGCAAACGG AAGCTGAATGATGACAGCATCATGAAGAGCCAGCTGGATATGAAGACCCCTCACCACTCTGTGTCGGGTCGTAGCTACTTAGCCTCCACACCAGACAGCTCCAATGTTGCAGTGTTTGAG GGTGACTGGGTTTGGTTGAAGAAATGTCCCGCTGGAGCTGTATCAGGTGTCAATAGCAGCACTGAGTTTATCTTTACCAAG CTCAGAGACATGAGACACGAGAATCTCAACCTGTTCCTGGGGCTGTTCTTCGACTCAGGCATCTTTGGCATTGTGACCGAGCACTGCACCAGGGGCAGCTTGGAGGATTTGCTCGGCAATGAAGATGTTCGCCTTGACTGGATGTTCAAGTCCTCTCTGTTAATGGATCTGATCCGA GGAATGAAGTATCTGCATAATCGTGAAATCATCCACGGACGACTCAAATCTCGCAACTGTGTGGTAGATGGGCGCTTTGTGCTGAAGGTGACAGATTATGGATTCAATGAGATCCTGATTGCCCAAAGCATTGACAGTGATGAGGAAAAGCCAGAAG atcTGCTTTGGACGGCTCCAGAGCTGCTGAGAAGCTCTAGTCTGAGGAGGAGGGGCACGTTCTGTGGGGATGTCTACAGTTTCGCCATCGTCGTGCAGGAGGTCATTTCTCGCTCTGCACCTTTCTGCATGCTGGACATGCCTACCAAGG AGATCATCAACAAGATCAGAGAGCCTCCTCCTTTGTGTCGGCCTACTGTGTCTGTGGACGAGGCCCCGCTGGAAGTGATACAGGTTATGAAGCAGGCCTGGAGTGAAGAGCCGGAGAAAAGGCCAAACTTCGAGGAGCTGTTCAAGCAG TTCAAGAACATCACTAAAGGAAAGAAGACCAACATCATTGACTCTATGCTGCGGATGCTGGAGCAGTACTCATCTAACTTGGAGGATCTGATCAGAGAGAGGACggaggagctggaggtggaGAGACAGAAGACTGACAATCTGGTGGCACAGATGTTGCCCAG GTCTGTGGCCCAGGCTTTGAAGACCGGCAAGCCTGTCAAACCGGAGCATTTCAGCGAGGTCACGCTGTATTTCAGTGACATTGTGGGTTTCACCACCATCTCAGCTCTCAGCGAGCCCATTGAGGTGGTCGACTTACTCAATGATCTCTACACGCTTTTTGATGCCATTATTGGGCTGCATGATGTCTACAAG GTGGAAACTATTGGAGATGCCTACATGGTGGCCTCGGGTGTCCCCAACAGGAACGGTAACCGTCATGCTGCTGAAATGGCCAATATGTCTCTCGACATCCTCCACTGTATCGGGACCTTCAAGATGAGACACATGCCTGAGCTAAAAGTCAGGATCCGTATTGGCCTGCACTCTG GTCCAGTCGTAGCAGGTGTAGTCGGCCTTACGATGCCTCGGTACTGTCTCTTTGGAGACACTGTCAACACAGCATCTCGAATGGAGTCCACAGGGTTGT CTTACAGAATCCATGTCAACCAAAGCACAGTGGATGTCCTGAACAGCTTGAAGCTGGGATACAAAATCGATGTCAGAGGCATGACGGAGTTAaag GGAAAAGGTGTTGAGAACACATATTGGTTGGTAGGGAGGGAGGATTTCAACAAACCTCTACCAATTCCTCCAGACGTCGCAGG TGGAAGCAATCATGGTATTGGTTTAGATGAAATACCTCCTGACAGACGACAGAAGTTCCTGGATCGACAGAAGAAGATGAACTAG